The proteins below come from a single Arthrobacter sp. B1I2 genomic window:
- a CDS encoding energy-coupling factor transporter transmembrane component T family protein: MRQELTLLGNRALLARANPLSKFAAVLLITAVLALSIDWVSASVALVFELLLFPLAGLTLSLLWQRGWPLILAAAVGGWSTSILAPDSGRILLDAGIWTMSEGSLQLGIGFMLRGFAIALPAVLLMSCTDPTDLADALAQKARLPHRFVLGTLAAMRLVGLMAEEWQTIGMARRARGVGSRGSLAQRVKATLGQSFGLLVQAIRRASRLAVTMEARGFGGGQRTWARESRFSLLDVWVVAGGVLVAGLALYTAVTAGTWNMVWLGS, translated from the coding sequence ATGAGGCAGGAACTGACACTGCTCGGCAACCGCGCCCTCCTGGCCCGTGCCAATCCGCTGAGCAAGTTCGCGGCCGTCCTCCTCATCACGGCGGTCCTGGCGTTGTCCATCGACTGGGTGTCGGCGTCGGTGGCCCTGGTTTTTGAGCTTCTGCTGTTTCCCCTGGCCGGCCTCACCTTGTCCCTGCTGTGGCAGCGCGGCTGGCCGCTGATCCTTGCCGCCGCCGTGGGAGGCTGGAGCACCTCCATCCTGGCCCCGGACAGTGGAAGGATCCTGCTCGACGCCGGCATCTGGACCATGAGCGAAGGTTCCCTCCAGCTGGGCATCGGCTTCATGCTGCGGGGCTTTGCCATCGCCCTTCCGGCGGTGCTCCTGATGAGCTGCACCGATCCCACCGATCTTGCGGACGCGCTGGCCCAGAAAGCCCGGCTGCCGCACCGGTTCGTCCTGGGAACCCTGGCCGCGATGCGGCTGGTGGGCCTCATGGCCGAGGAGTGGCAGACCATCGGCATGGCGCGGCGGGCCCGCGGCGTGGGCTCGCGCGGTAGCCTGGCACAGCGGGTCAAGGCGACGCTGGGGCAGAGCTTCGGGCTTTTGGTGCAGGCCATTCGCCGGGCGTCCCGGCTTGCCGTCACCATGGAAGCCAGGGGTTTCGGCGGCGGCCAACGGACGTGGGCCCGCGAATCCAGGTTCAGCCTGCTTGATGTATGGGTGGTGGCGGGCGGGGTCCTGGTGGCCGGGCTTGCCCTTTATACAGCCGTGACCGCCGGTACGTGGAACATGGTGTGGCTTGGCAGTTGA
- a CDS encoding ABC transporter ATP-binding protein: MAPAQDAAATVRPAAVTARGWGWRHAGRTKPAVRALDLDIRPGERVLLLGPSGAGKSTLLHALAGVLGDINDDGGEAGDADESGSLLVDGAVPRAQRGRAGLMQQDPETQVVLSRVGDDVAFGAENLAVPRDAIWARVHEALADVGLSHLPLDHPTSALSGGQKQRLALAGILAMRPGLILLDEPTANLDPDGVLEVRDAVARCLDKTGATLVVVEHRVSVWKDLVDRIVVLQPGSDTDPAVLLDGPPDRVLTEARTMLAAVGVWVPGYVPATRHRAAVPAPGAGNLLLAAEQLAVSRERPRRQGFRKILPVPVQEGLSAQVRAGQALAITGPNGAGKSTFALTLAGLLEPVSGKVSATLDLSRGAGIDPYRWKAEQLISRVGTVFQEPEHQFVTGKVLDELLFGPRHLGHGEDRVDELLERLRLTQLVDANPYTLSGGEKRRLSVATVLAASPQVLVLDEPTFGQDANTWAELASFLSELLDAGTAVVSVTHDAEFTEALGGAELRMAVAEPVAP, encoded by the coding sequence ATGGCACCCGCCCAGGACGCCGCGGCCACGGTCCGGCCCGCCGCTGTCACCGCCCGTGGCTGGGGTTGGCGGCACGCCGGCAGGACCAAGCCTGCCGTCCGTGCCCTTGACCTGGATATCAGGCCCGGGGAGCGGGTGCTCCTGCTCGGCCCTTCGGGTGCCGGGAAGTCGACGCTCCTGCATGCGCTCGCCGGGGTGCTGGGAGATATCAACGACGACGGCGGCGAGGCGGGGGACGCCGACGAGTCGGGGTCGCTGCTGGTTGACGGCGCCGTGCCCCGCGCCCAGCGCGGGCGCGCCGGACTTATGCAGCAGGACCCCGAGACCCAGGTGGTCCTGTCGCGGGTAGGGGACGACGTCGCCTTCGGCGCCGAAAACCTCGCGGTGCCCCGCGACGCCATCTGGGCTCGCGTGCACGAGGCGCTCGCCGACGTCGGCCTGTCCCACCTCCCGCTGGACCACCCGACGTCGGCCCTGTCCGGCGGGCAAAAGCAGCGCCTGGCGCTGGCAGGCATCCTGGCCATGCGCCCGGGACTGATCCTGCTGGACGAGCCAACCGCCAACCTGGACCCGGACGGGGTGCTGGAGGTCCGCGACGCCGTGGCGCGCTGCCTGGACAAGACCGGGGCCACGCTGGTGGTGGTTGAGCACCGGGTGTCCGTGTGGAAGGACCTGGTGGACCGGATCGTGGTCCTGCAGCCGGGCTCCGACACCGATCCGGCCGTGCTCCTGGACGGGCCGCCGGACCGCGTGCTCACGGAAGCGCGGACAATGCTCGCCGCGGTGGGTGTCTGGGTCCCCGGCTACGTGCCCGCCACCCGACACCGGGCTGCAGTCCCCGCCCCCGGCGCGGGAAACCTCCTGTTGGCCGCGGAACAACTTGCTGTTTCCCGGGAACGTCCGCGCCGCCAAGGCTTCCGGAAGATCCTGCCCGTCCCCGTCCAGGAAGGCCTGTCCGCGCAGGTCCGCGCCGGCCAGGCCCTCGCCATTACAGGCCCCAACGGTGCGGGTAAATCCACTTTCGCCCTGACGCTGGCCGGGCTGCTGGAACCTGTGTCCGGAAAGGTGTCCGCCACCCTGGACCTCAGCCGCGGCGCCGGCATTGACCCTTACAGGTGGAAAGCGGAGCAGCTGATCTCGCGTGTGGGGACGGTGTTCCAGGAGCCGGAGCATCAGTTCGTTACCGGCAAGGTGCTTGATGAACTGCTGTTCGGCCCCCGGCACCTGGGCCACGGCGAGGACCGGGTTGATGAACTGTTGGAGCGGCTGCGGCTCACCCAGCTGGTGGATGCCAACCCCTACACGCTTTCCGGTGGCGAGAAGCGGCGGCTGTCCGTGGCCACCGTCCTGGCCGCCAGCCCGCAGGTCCTGGTCCTGGATGAGCCCACGTTCGGGCAGGACGCCAATACCTGGGCCGAGCTGGCCTCATTCCTGTCCGAGCTCCTGGATGCCGGCACCGCAGTGGTTTCGGTGACCCATGATGCCGAATTCACGGAGGCCCTGGGTGGGGCTGAGCTGCGGATGGCCGTGGCGGAACCGGTGGCGCCATGA
- a CDS encoding UDP-N-acetylglucosamine 1-carboxyvinyltransferase yields the protein MTQETAEHVAAMLRDARSEKGWTQGQLAAELGTSQSAVARMEQGKQNLSLKMIQRLENIFDRSIVNVGKPQMTHLRVEGGHTLSGAVDVNSSKNAGVALLCASLINRGTTVLRRLARIEEVNRIVEVLTSIGVECTWLNDTDLRLRRPAVLDLDAMDVDAARRTRSVIMLLGPLLDESREYRLPYAGGCDLGTRTVEPHMQALREFSLSVEATAGFYTVQAPPADTRDRSFVLTERGDTVTENAIMAAAHRAGTTVIRNASPNYMVQDLCFYLQMLGVTIEGVGTTTLKITGRPEIDAEIEYFPSEDPIEAMSLITAGIVTNSEVTVRRVPIEFMEIELATLGQMGQELEISGEYMARNGRTRLVDVTTKPSELRAPEDKIHPMPFPGLNIDNLPFFAVIAANASGQTMIHDWVYENRAIYLTELNRLGAQVQLLDPHRIYVNGPTKWRAAEVGCPPALRPAACLLLAMLAARGVSELRNIYVIERGYEDLAERLNTIGAKVEYFQD from the coding sequence ATGACGCAGGAGACCGCCGAACACGTTGCCGCCATGTTGAGGGACGCCCGCAGTGAGAAGGGCTGGACCCAGGGCCAGCTGGCCGCTGAGCTGGGCACCAGCCAGAGCGCCGTTGCCCGGATGGAACAGGGCAAGCAGAACCTGAGCCTGAAGATGATCCAGCGGCTGGAAAACATCTTTGACCGCAGCATCGTCAACGTAGGCAAGCCGCAGATGACGCACCTGCGGGTGGAGGGCGGCCACACCCTGTCCGGCGCCGTGGACGTGAACAGCAGCAAGAACGCCGGCGTCGCCCTGCTGTGCGCCAGCCTGATCAATCGCGGCACCACCGTGCTCCGCCGGCTGGCCCGGATCGAGGAAGTCAACCGCATCGTCGAAGTACTCACCAGCATCGGCGTGGAGTGCACCTGGCTCAACGACACGGATCTGCGCCTCCGCCGTCCCGCGGTCCTGGACCTGGACGCCATGGACGTGGACGCGGCACGCCGGACCCGCAGCGTCATCATGCTGCTTGGCCCCCTGCTGGACGAGTCGCGGGAGTACCGGCTGCCCTACGCCGGCGGCTGTGATCTTGGCACCCGCACTGTGGAGCCGCACATGCAGGCGTTGCGCGAGTTCAGCCTTTCAGTGGAGGCCACGGCAGGTTTCTACACCGTCCAGGCACCCCCTGCCGACACCCGCGACCGTTCCTTCGTCCTCACCGAACGCGGTGACACCGTCACCGAGAACGCCATTATGGCCGCTGCCCACCGGGCGGGCACCACCGTGATCCGCAACGCCAGCCCCAACTACATGGTGCAGGACCTGTGCTTCTACCTGCAGATGCTCGGTGTCACCATCGAGGGCGTAGGCACCACCACCCTGAAGATCACCGGCCGGCCCGAAATCGACGCAGAGATCGAGTACTTCCCCTCCGAGGATCCCATCGAGGCCATGAGCCTCATCACGGCCGGCATCGTCACCAACTCAGAGGTCACGGTGCGCCGGGTTCCCATCGAGTTCATGGAAATCGAGCTGGCCACGCTGGGCCAGATGGGACAGGAGCTGGAGATTTCCGGCGAGTACATGGCCCGCAATGGGCGCACCCGGCTGGTGGACGTCACCACCAAGCCCTCCGAGCTGCGCGCCCCCGAGGACAAGATCCACCCCATGCCGTTCCCCGGGCTGAACATCGACAACCTGCCGTTCTTTGCGGTCATTGCCGCCAACGCCAGCGGCCAGACCATGATCCACGACTGGGTCTACGAGAACCGGGCGATCTACCTTACGGAGCTGAACCGGCTCGGCGCGCAGGTGCAGCTCCTGGATCCGCACCGGATCTACGTTAACGGGCCCACCAAGTGGCGCGCCGCCGAGGTGGGCTGCCCGCCCGCGCTCCGTCCGGCCGCCTGCCTGCTGCTGGCCATGCTCGCCGCGCGGGGCGTGTCCGAACTGCGGAACATCTACGTCATCGAGCGCGGTTACGAGGACCTGGCGGAGCGCCTCAACACGATCGGCGCCAAGGTGGAGTACTTCCAGGACTGA